From Stenotrophomonas sp. SAU14A_NAIMI4_8:
AATTCGATCTTGCCGTTCAAGTCCAGCGCGTCCGGCTTGCCGAACACATCCACCTGCACCGAGTGGTCGATGACCAGTTCGGAGGGGATCTGCGGGTTGATCTGTTCCGGCTTGCCGCCCAGCTTGACCACTGCGTCGCGCATGGCGGCCAGGTCGACCACGCAGGGCACGCCGGTGAAATCCTGCAGCACCACGCGTGCGGGCATGAAGGCGATTTCGGTGTCCGGCTCGGCGCTTGGCTGCCAGCGGGCGACCGCTTCGATGTGCTCGGGGCCCACGGTGGCGCCACCATCCTCGTGCCGGAGCAGGTTCTCCAGCAGGATCTTCATCGAATAGGGCAGGTGGGAGATGTCGAAGCGCTGGCCCAGCTTGGGCAGGCTGAAGTAATCGTAGGCCTTGCCGCCAACATCGAGCTGGCTGCGGGTGGAGAACGAATCGCTCATGCGGATGACTCCTCTTGCGGATGGCTTGCTCTGGCCCGTGCGTATACGGGCCTGCTTGCGGTCGCCGCGGGCCTGCTGGCCCCGGTGCGCCCCAGTATGAACGCATTCACCTGGGCGCGGGCCGGCCTGCGGCATCGGGTCCAGACTACAGCGGCAGGTGTATGGCGTATGTCATGAATGTGGCGGATCCTTTGCGGCTGTAAGGGCCGGGGCGGGCCCGGCCGGGTTCGGGGTGGAAGTATGCCCGGCAAAGTATGTATAATTTGTGCATACCGAAGAGGGCCTACCGATGGAAGCCACTGTTGCAGAGCGCGGACAGATCACCCTGCCCAAGGCGGTGCGTGATGCCCTGGGCCTGACCAAGGGCACCCAGTTGAAGGTGGAGCTGGACGGCAGCCGTATCATCCTGCGCAAGAGCGTGGACGATGCGATCTCCCGCGCCCGCGGCAAGTTCGCGCTGGACGGCTTCGAGTCGGCCGAATCGGCGGTACGCGCGGTGCGCGACGAGGAATAAGGCGTGATGATTGCCGTCGATTCACCGGTGCTGGTGGAACTGCTGAGCAACGGCCCGCAGGCCGATGCGGTGGAAGCGATCCTGCGGCAGA
This genomic window contains:
- a CDS encoding AbrB/MazE/SpoVT family DNA-binding domain-containing protein, which produces MEATVAERGQITLPKAVRDALGLTKGTQLKVELDGSRIILRKSVDDAISRARGKFALDGFESAESAVRAVRDEE